One stretch of Bernardetia sp. DNA includes these proteins:
- a CDS encoding RNA polymerase sigma factor, giving the protein MEKDFVTFIQKHQGIVHKVCRMYCDSEEDRQDLFQEVLFQLWKSYPKFRGDSKISTWMYRIALNTAIARLRKTKRQPSEFSISETTLQFPDMPPDIEKEEQLKSLQIAIQKLSKVEKGIIMLYLEEKSYDEIAEIIGITKTNVGVKINRIKKKLKETMQKMPQ; this is encoded by the coding sequence TTGGAAAAAGACTTTGTAACATTTATTCAGAAACATCAAGGCATTGTCCATAAGGTCTGTCGCATGTATTGTGATTCTGAAGAAGATAGGCAAGATTTGTTTCAAGAGGTGTTGTTTCAGCTTTGGAAGTCATATCCTAAGTTTAGAGGCGATTCCAAAATTTCTACTTGGATGTATCGGATTGCACTCAATACAGCGATTGCTCGCCTTCGCAAAACCAAACGCCAACCCTCAGAGTTCTCTATTTCAGAAACAACATTGCAGTTTCCAGATATGCCACCAGATATAGAAAAAGAAGAACAACTCAAAAGTCTGCAAATAGCCATTCAGAAACTATCAAAGGTAGAAAAAGGTATCATCATGCTCTATTTAGAAGAAAAAAGCTATGATGAAATTGCTGAAATCATAGGAATTACCAAAACGAATGTAGGCGTAAAGATAAATCGCATTAAGAAAAAACTTAAAGAAACGATGCAGAAAATGCCTCAATAA
- a CDS encoding M20/M25/M40 family metallo-hydrolase, whose protein sequence is MNKKSREFLFKYLNNSSPTGYEQSGQQIWLDYIKPYTDSYFTDVYGTAVAVINPEAKYKVVIEAHADEIGWTVHYVTDDGYIYVKQNGGSDAIIAPSKRVNIYTDKGIVKGVFGWPAIHVRERGKADTLPEIDNIFLDVGATSKKEVEEMGIHVGCVATFEDELMELGDKYWTGRALDNRIGGFMIAEVARKIHKNKDKLDFGLYIVNAVQEEVGLNGATMISRTIEADVAIVTDVCHDTNSPMYNKIKQSDIKSGKGAVLTYAPAVQNNLLKHIVKAAEKNEIPFQRLASSRITGTDTDAFAYSGKGTASALISIPLKYMHTTVETASKDDVNAVIDLIYQSVISLKGGTDFRYIK, encoded by the coding sequence ATGAATAAAAAAAGCCGTGAATTTCTCTTTAAATACCTCAATAATTCTTCTCCAACAGGCTACGAACAAAGTGGACAACAAATTTGGTTAGACTACATCAAACCTTATACAGATTCTTATTTTACAGATGTATATGGAACAGCTGTGGCAGTCATCAATCCAGAAGCAAAGTATAAAGTTGTGATTGAAGCGCACGCTGATGAAATTGGCTGGACAGTTCATTACGTTACTGATGACGGATATATTTATGTTAAGCAAAACGGTGGTTCTGATGCTATTATTGCACCTTCTAAGAGAGTAAATATTTATACAGACAAAGGAATTGTCAAAGGAGTTTTTGGTTGGCCTGCGATTCATGTGCGTGAGCGTGGAAAAGCTGATACATTGCCAGAGATAGACAATATTTTCTTAGATGTAGGAGCAACAAGCAAAAAGGAAGTAGAAGAAATGGGAATCCATGTCGGTTGTGTGGCTACTTTCGAAGATGAGCTAATGGAACTGGGTGATAAATACTGGACAGGGAGAGCTTTGGATAATCGCATTGGAGGTTTTATGATTGCAGAAGTGGCTCGCAAAATTCATAAAAACAAAGACAAACTAGATTTTGGTTTGTATATCGTTAATGCTGTACAGGAAGAAGTAGGACTCAATGGTGCAACTATGATTTCTCGTACGATTGAGGCAGATGTAGCTATTGTAACTGATGTTTGCCACGATACAAATTCTCCAATGTACAACAAAATCAAGCAAAGTGATATTAAAAGTGGAAAGGGGGCAGTCTTAACGTATGCGCCAGCTGTACAGAACAATCTTTTGAAACACATTGTCAAAGCAGCAGAGAAAAATGAAATTCCGTTTCAGCGTTTGGCATCTAGTCGCATAACAGGCACAGATACGGATGCATTTGCGTATTCTGGAAAAGGAACAGCCTCTGCTCTTATTTCTATTCCATTAAAATATATGCACACTACTGTAGAAACAGCTTCAAAAGATGATGTCAATGCCGTGATTGACCTTATCTATCAAAGTGTTATTAGTTTAAAAGGTGGAACAGATTTTAGATATATCAAATAA
- a CDS encoding DUF4393 domain-containing protein: MDEEVSKAVKAVMDKIPTDKLYDDLFSPPLKKVGEVLANIIDAGNLILLPIKLANARSKLYLENNLKKYKEKLDKIPEDDLQKVPEQIGLPIFDKLTSTGDENLSNAFINLLTKASSKNNVGTVHPSFVSIIDNLSVDEAILLFKYRKDNKIPFIDVLYEADVFSEPPPKKVEGRVKTTDELRNDIKYLSSKRSLSPVKLAYNLTGIELSEDIKLYFPKNIDLYLENLERLGIISFADEWQEVHKERYDYLTNELYKDVINRFEKELEINDPRVVGNIRIVHRCIGFTSFGQAFIDAAIKDIEEKSEEVE; this comes from the coding sequence ATGGATGAAGAAGTATCAAAAGCAGTAAAAGCTGTAATGGATAAAATTCCCACAGACAAATTATATGATGATTTATTTAGCCCTCCTTTGAAAAAAGTGGGAGAAGTTTTAGCTAATATAATTGATGCAGGAAATTTAATTCTGCTTCCAATTAAACTCGCAAATGCTCGTTCTAAACTTTATTTAGAAAATAATTTAAAAAAGTACAAGGAAAAATTAGATAAAATCCCTGAAGATGATTTGCAGAAAGTTCCTGAACAAATAGGGCTACCTATTTTTGACAAACTTACTTCTACAGGTGATGAAAATTTGTCTAATGCTTTCATCAATTTATTGACTAAGGCATCATCTAAAAATAATGTTGGGACTGTACATCCTTCATTTGTCAGCATAATAGATAACTTATCAGTAGATGAAGCTATTCTACTTTTCAAGTACAGAAAAGATAACAAAATACCTTTTATAGACGTGCTTTATGAAGCTGATGTTTTCTCAGAACCTCCTCCTAAAAAAGTTGAGGGAAGAGTAAAAACTACAGACGAGTTACGTAATGATATTAAATATCTTAGTAGTAAAAGGTCTCTAAGTCCTGTAAAGTTAGCTTACAACTTAACTGGAATTGAACTTAGTGAAGATATTAAACTATATTTTCCTAAAAATATTGATTTATATTTAGAAAACTTAGAACGATTAGGTATAATATCGTTTGCAGACGAATGGCAAGAAGTACACAAAGAAAGATACGATTATTTAACTAATGAACTATACAAAGATGTAATAAATCGATTTGAAAAGGAGCTAGAAATTAATGACCCTAGAGTTGTTGGTAATATAAGGATTGTACATAGGTGTATTGGTTTTACTTCTTTTGGACAGGCATTTATAGATGCTGCTATAAAGGATATAGAAGAAAAATCGGAGGAAGTGGAGTAA
- a CDS encoding RluA family pseudouridine synthase, with amino-acid sequence MKRYTLSDLVLFENDDYLIVDKPPFLSSLDERLGNAMNLLQIVRNEIPEAKLGHRLDKETSGAVAVAKHFEAYRHLSIQFQERQVEKVYHAVASGVHDFQEEAVEVPLYKTKTGLSQISYKQGKHSLTFFTTLEAFRHYTLLECRPITGRLHQIRVHAQTLGASLVADKAYGGKDLFLSEIKRKKFNLKKWEEELPLMQRVALHAKELAFKGMNGEEIKAVTEYPKDFRALLRQLGKFDI; translated from the coding sequence ATGAAGCGATATACACTCTCTGACCTTGTTCTTTTTGAAAATGACGATTACTTAATTGTAGATAAACCTCCTTTTCTGTCATCTTTAGATGAGCGTTTGGGCAATGCAATGAACCTTTTGCAAATTGTCAGAAATGAAATTCCAGAAGCAAAACTAGGACACCGTTTGGACAAAGAAACCAGTGGAGCTGTGGCTGTTGCCAAACATTTTGAAGCCTATCGCCATTTGTCTATTCAGTTTCAAGAACGCCAAGTAGAGAAAGTGTATCATGCTGTTGCGAGTGGAGTACACGATTTTCAAGAAGAAGCCGTTGAAGTGCCTTTATACAAAACCAAAACGGGACTTTCTCAAATTAGCTACAAACAAGGAAAACATTCACTTACATTTTTTACTACATTAGAGGCCTTTCGCCATTACACACTTTTAGAATGTCGTCCGATTACAGGACGATTACACCAAATTCGTGTGCATGCACAAACATTGGGAGCTTCTTTGGTGGCAGATAAAGCCTACGGAGGGAAAGATTTATTTCTTTCAGAGATAAAACGCAAAAAATTTAACCTTAAAAAATGGGAAGAAGAACTTCCACTAATGCAACGTGTAGCACTTCACGCCAAAGAACTTGCCTTTAAGGGAATGAATGGAGAAGAAATAAAAGCTGTAACAGAATATCCAAAAGATTTTAGAGCTTTATTGAGACAACTAGGAAAGTTTGATATCTAA
- a CDS encoding alkene reductase: MLFDSFKLGNTTLQNRVVMAPLTRSRAIDNIPNDLMAKYYAQRSGAGLIITEGTSPSPNGLGYPRIPGAFSDEQTKGWAKVAEEVHKGGAKIFMQLMHTGRVSHPLNMAKDAKVLGTTENPVSGQMYTDQEGLKAYPPAKLMTEDEIKSTIQEYVDSAKNAIKAGFDGVELHAANGYLMEQFLNPVVNGLQNSYNGNDEARAKFVLETAKATIAEIGAEKTGIRISPFGVFNDTGSFEGIEDFYENLAKELGKLGLAYIHIVDHSPMGAPEVPRSMKEKIRDAFGGTIIISGGYDKERAEKDLKDGLGHLVAFGRSFIANPDLVERMKQNATINEPNPDTFYTSGAEGYTDYPTLEEEKQEA; encoded by the coding sequence ATGCTTTTTGATTCTTTCAAACTAGGAAATACAACGCTTCAAAATCGTGTCGTAATGGCACCTCTTACTCGTTCAAGAGCCATAGATAATATTCCAAACGATTTAATGGCAAAATATTATGCACAGCGTTCTGGAGCTGGTCTTATCATTACAGAGGGAACAAGTCCGTCGCCAAACGGTTTAGGCTATCCACGTATTCCAGGGGCTTTTTCAGATGAGCAAACAAAAGGTTGGGCAAAGGTAGCCGAAGAAGTACACAAAGGAGGGGCTAAGATTTTTATGCAGCTTATGCACACAGGAAGAGTTTCGCACCCTTTGAATATGGCTAAAGATGCTAAGGTTTTAGGTACAACAGAAAATCCTGTTAGTGGTCAAATGTACACTGACCAAGAAGGGTTAAAAGCCTATCCTCCAGCAAAACTAATGACAGAAGACGAAATTAAAAGTACGATTCAAGAGTATGTAGATAGTGCAAAAAATGCTATCAAAGCTGGCTTTGATGGTGTAGAACTACACGCTGCCAACGGATATTTGATGGAGCAGTTTCTAAACCCTGTGGTCAATGGCTTACAGAATAGCTATAATGGAAACGATGAAGCGAGAGCAAAATTTGTTTTGGAGACAGCAAAAGCTACTATTGCTGAAATTGGAGCAGAAAAAACAGGGATTCGTATTTCTCCTTTTGGAGTTTTTAATGATACTGGTTCTTTTGAAGGAATTGAAGATTTTTATGAGAATTTGGCAAAAGAACTAGGCAAACTCGGTCTTGCTTATATTCATATCGTCGACCACTCACCTATGGGTGCGCCAGAAGTTCCTCGTTCTATGAAAGAAAAAATTAGAGATGCTTTTGGTGGAACAATTATTATTAGTGGAGGCTACGATAAAGAGCGAGCAGAAAAGGATTTGAAAGATGGATTAGGACATTTAGTAGCTTTCGGACGTTCATTTATTGCTAATCCAGATTTGGTAGAGCGTATGAAGCAAAATGCTACTATCAATGAGCCCAACCCAGATACTTTCTATACATCTGGGGCAGAAGGTTATACAGATTACCCTACCTTAGAAGAAGAAAAGCAAGAGGCATAA
- a CDS encoding barstar family protein, whose protein sequence is MQYIEKIEDKEYFITEINTSKCKGKQGLIEEFSIAFSIYSIVPNLDALNDFLTGLEWIEQKNYKLILKNMNKVEKSRDDYDELFSLIKYLEEHWQREENNFIVEYVSHS, encoded by the coding sequence ATGCAATACATAGAAAAAATAGAAGACAAAGAATATTTCATTACGGAAATAAATACTTCTAAGTGTAAAGGCAAACAAGGTTTGATAGAAGAGTTTAGCATTGCTTTTTCTATTTACTCAATTGTTCCTAATCTTGATGCTCTGAATGATTTTCTAACAGGTTTGGAATGGATAGAACAGAAAAACTACAAACTCATTCTCAAGAATATGAATAAAGTGGAAAAAAGTAGGGATGATTACGATGAGTTATTTTCTCTAATCAAATACTTAGAAGAACACTGGCAAAGGGAAGAAAATAATTTTATAGTAGAATATGTAAGTCATTCTTAA
- a CDS encoding Rne/Rng family ribonuclease — protein MSNELVINATPEGGRIALLQDRNLVEFHHDEGNHQFSVGDMYLGTVRRIVPGMNAAFIDIGYEKDAFLHYLDLGPNVSSLIKYTKQVRSNHHKNGQQDYKLNNFKLEKPIDKLGKMGDVLKPNQLVLVQVVKEPISTKGPRLSCQLSLAGRYLVLVPFDERVLISRKITSKTERRRLQRLIDSIKPEGFGVIVRTVAEGKDVEELDRDMSTLSDKWRGGMANLAKAKPRDKVIGEISKATSMLRDLLNESFDSITVDDATTYDTIKEYIHKIAPEKERIVKMYNGRGKIFETFGIERQLKLLFGKTVSLPSGGYLVIEHTEALHVVDVNSGNKSSSENDQETTALKVNMEAGSEIARQLQLRDMGGIIVIDFIDMRKMENRRALYDHMKKVMQTDRSKFTILPLSKFGLMQITRQRVRPELNIATREICPACNGTGKISASIGVAEAITHKLDYILGKQNEKKITIALHPYLYAYFTAGFISLRMKWFFKYYKWVTLVKDSSLALTQHHFYNANGEEIEMG, from the coding sequence GTGAGTAACGAATTAGTAATCAATGCCACTCCAGAAGGGGGGCGAATTGCGCTTTTGCAGGATAGAAACTTAGTAGAGTTTCATCACGATGAGGGAAATCATCAGTTCTCAGTAGGAGATATGTATTTAGGAACAGTAAGACGTATTGTTCCAGGCATGAATGCAGCTTTTATAGACATTGGCTATGAAAAAGATGCATTTTTGCATTATTTGGACTTAGGACCAAATGTAAGTTCTTTGATAAAATATACGAAGCAAGTACGTAGTAATCATCACAAAAACGGACAACAAGACTACAAGCTCAATAATTTCAAGTTGGAAAAACCAATAGATAAGCTCGGTAAGATGGGCGATGTCTTGAAACCAAACCAACTTGTATTGGTACAAGTAGTCAAAGAACCTATTTCAACAAAAGGACCTCGTCTTTCTTGCCAACTTTCTTTGGCTGGAAGATATTTAGTATTAGTTCCTTTTGATGAGCGTGTTCTTATTTCTCGTAAAATTACTAGCAAAACCGAACGCCGTCGTCTTCAACGACTTATAGATTCTATAAAACCTGAAGGCTTTGGAGTTATTGTCAGAACAGTGGCAGAAGGAAAAGATGTAGAGGAGCTTGATAGAGACATGAGTACTCTTTCTGATAAGTGGCGTGGAGGAATGGCAAATTTAGCAAAAGCTAAACCAAGAGATAAAGTAATTGGAGAAATTAGTAAGGCAACTTCTATGCTCAGAGACCTCTTAAATGAGAGTTTTGATAGCATTACAGTCGATGATGCAACCACTTACGATACCATAAAAGAATATATTCACAAAATTGCGCCAGAAAAAGAACGCATTGTAAAGATGTATAATGGAAGAGGCAAAATTTTTGAAACTTTTGGTATAGAAAGACAGCTAAAATTATTGTTTGGAAAAACAGTTAGTTTGCCAAGTGGTGGGTATTTAGTTATCGAACACACAGAAGCTCTGCACGTTGTAGATGTAAATAGTGGTAACAAATCGTCTTCAGAAAACGACCAAGAAACTACTGCACTTAAAGTCAATATGGAAGCAGGTTCGGAAATTGCACGACAACTGCAACTCCGTGATATGGGAGGAATTATTGTGATTGACTTTATAGATATGCGAAAAATGGAGAATCGTCGTGCCTTGTATGACCACATGAAAAAGGTAATGCAGACCGACCGTTCGAAGTTTACTATTTTACCACTCTCAAAGTTTGGGTTGATGCAAATTACACGTCAGCGTGTGCGTCCTGAACTTAACATCGCAACTAGAGAAATTTGTCCAGCTTGTAATGGTACAGGCAAAATTTCGGCATCCATTGGAGTAGCTGAAGCAATTACGCACAAGCTAGACTATATTTTAGGTAAACAAAATGAAAAGAAGATTACGATTGCCTTGCATCCGTATTTATATGCTTATTTCACAGCAGGATTTATTTCATTGCGTATGAAATGGTTTTTTAAATATTATAAATGGGTAACATTAGTCAAGGATTCTTCTTTAGCTCTCACACAGCATCATTTTTATAATGCCAATGGAGAAGAAATAGAGATGGGATAA
- a CDS encoding tetratricopeptide repeat protein, whose translation MQIKQYSLIAVGIGLAVLLAFLPKGVVKNDTEKSSKTDESVVTASSSLNQEDDLPEGHSEDDGHDHGTEEETQNATTQHLMNVSEEDKEALSAARNLYFEVASKTNATHNEEHQALENFVENLKKISLFDSAAYYLALEADENPTLGHNLAAAEAYYEASVFAIDPKKASAASAKAQKYYEMVLKQDPKNTDAKAQLAMTYITTTNPMQGIAMLREILEQDPNHIKATENLGLLSVQSRQFDKAVVRFEKLVQLIPEDVSAHLYLGYSYKETGAKEKARKELEFVFDNATDPALKEAAKEYLKGL comes from the coding sequence ATGCAAATCAAGCAATATTCACTTATCGCAGTAGGAATTGGATTAGCTGTTCTTTTAGCATTTCTACCAAAAGGAGTAGTAAAAAATGATACTGAGAAATCTTCTAAAACAGATGAAAGCGTCGTAACGGCTTCTTCGTCTCTCAATCAAGAAGATGACTTACCAGAAGGACATAGCGAAGACGACGGACACGACCACGGAACTGAAGAAGAAACTCAAAATGCAACTACACAGCACTTGATGAATGTTTCAGAAGAAGATAAAGAAGCATTGAGCGCAGCTCGTAATCTTTATTTTGAGGTGGCTTCAAAGACAAATGCAACACACAATGAAGAACACCAAGCCTTAGAGAACTTTGTTGAGAATTTGAAGAAAATTAGTCTTTTTGATAGTGCAGCATATTATTTAGCACTAGAAGCTGATGAAAATCCGACATTGGGACACAATTTAGCAGCAGCAGAAGCATATTATGAAGCCTCTGTTTTTGCTATTGACCCAAAGAAAGCAAGTGCTGCGTCTGCCAAAGCACAAAAGTATTATGAAATGGTTTTGAAACAAGACCCAAAAAATACAGATGCAAAGGCTCAACTTGCTATGACATATATAACAACGACAAATCCGATGCAAGGAATTGCTATGCTTAGAGAAATATTGGAACAAGACCCTAATCATATTAAGGCAACTGAAAACTTGGGTTTACTTTCAGTTCAGTCAAGACAATTCGATAAGGCTGTTGTTCGTTTTGAAAAACTGGTGCAGCTTATACCAGAAGATGTTTCTGCACATCTATACCTTGGTTATAGCTACAAAGAAACTGGAGCAAAAGAAAAGGCTAGAAAAGAATTAGAGTTTGTATTTGATAATGCAACTGACCCAGCATTGAAAGAAGCTGCCAAAGAGTACTTGAAAGGGCTTTAA
- the thrC gene encoding threonine synthase, producing the protein MNYSSTNGNTSVDSLREALFQTFSSNGELLIPTKINRLPKDFLTNLHTFSFPEICLKICKYLLEDEIPKKDIEKIIQNTFDFDIPLVEIYEKDVYALELFHGNTHSFKDVGMRFIAELITYFSEKEKENKETTILVATTGDTGSAAASAFYKRKGIRVCILYPKNKLSVLQEKQLNTWGENITALEIDGTFEDCQRLVKEALMDKELNQKLRITTANSYNFLRILPQIFYYFWAVAQLKGEQRTAIFSVPSGNFGNLTAGIIAKKMGLRISRFIAATNINDVVPQYLLNGSFEPRPAVRTVSSSMDTGNPVNFKRLLSLYNHSYTRFSADIAGYRLTDRRIQNTIKDLYEGYDYLADPHSTVGYAALKNYLTPESEVGIFLATAHPAKYQEVVKQVLPYVEIETPTFLKEVLDKEKQIVPLSSKIDDLKAFLAK; encoded by the coding sequence ATGAATTATTCTAGTACGAACGGAAACACTTCAGTTGATTCACTACGTGAAGCTCTATTTCAGACCTTTAGCTCAAATGGCGAACTTCTGATACCAACAAAAATAAATCGTTTGCCAAAAGATTTTCTGACCAACCTTCATACATTTTCTTTTCCAGAAATTTGTTTGAAGATTTGTAAGTATTTGTTGGAAGATGAAATTCCTAAAAAAGACATAGAAAAGATAATTCAAAATACATTTGATTTTGATATTCCATTGGTCGAAATCTATGAAAAAGACGTATATGCACTAGAACTTTTTCATGGCAACACCCACTCGTTTAAAGATGTAGGAATGCGTTTTATAGCTGAGCTAATCACCTACTTTTCAGAAAAAGAGAAAGAAAATAAAGAAACAACTATCTTGGTAGCCACTACTGGCGATACTGGAAGTGCAGCAGCAAGTGCATTTTATAAGAGAAAAGGAATAAGAGTTTGTATTCTGTATCCAAAAAATAAATTGAGTGTTTTACAAGAAAAACAACTCAATACATGGGGAGAAAATATTACAGCCTTAGAAATTGATGGTACATTCGAAGATTGTCAAAGATTGGTAAAGGAGGCTCTAATGGACAAAGAACTAAATCAAAAACTTCGAATTACGACAGCCAACTCGTATAACTTCCTTCGTATTTTACCTCAAATATTTTATTACTTTTGGGCAGTAGCACAGCTAAAGGGAGAACAGCGAACAGCTATTTTTTCTGTACCAAGTGGTAATTTTGGTAACCTAACGGCTGGAATTATTGCAAAGAAAATGGGCTTACGCATCAGTCGTTTTATTGCTGCTACTAATATCAACGATGTTGTGCCTCAATATTTACTCAATGGAAGTTTCGAACCTCGTCCTGCTGTTCGTACGGTTTCTAGTTCGATGGATACTGGTAACCCTGTAAACTTCAAACGCCTTTTGAGTCTTTATAATCATTCTTATACTCGTTTTTCAGCAGATATTGCAGGATATAGACTTACTGATAGGCGCATACAAAACACGATTAAAGACCTCTATGAAGGATATGATTATCTTGCCGACCCACATTCTACAGTAGGCTATGCTGCTCTCAAAAATTATCTTACACCAGAAAGTGAGGTAGGTATTTTCTTAGCCACAGCGCATCCAGCTAAATATCAAGAAGTAGTCAAACAGGTGCTTCCTTATGTAGAAATAGAAACTCCTACCTTTTTAAAAGAGGTTTTAGATAAAGAAAAACAGATTGTACCTCTTTCTTCTAAAATAGATGATTTGAAAGCGTTTTTAGCTAAATAA
- a CDS encoding HU family DNA-binding protein — translation MTKADLIAEIANRTEKDKFDVQDIVEEFFNVVKDNMADGENIYVRGFGSFVNKKRARKVARDIAAKKPMVIEPHFVPSFKPAKTFVEAVKTSEKLLAEVELEESDRKLTATA, via the coding sequence GTGACTAAAGCAGATCTTATTGCAGAAATTGCTAATCGCACAGAAAAAGATAAATTCGATGTACAAGACATCGTAGAAGAATTTTTTAATGTTGTAAAAGATAACATGGCAGACGGCGAAAATATTTATGTTCGTGGCTTTGGAAGTTTTGTCAATAAAAAAAGAGCTAGAAAAGTAGCTCGTGATATTGCAGCTAAAAAACCAATGGTCATTGAGCCTCATTTTGTGCCTAGTTTCAAGCCAGCCAAAACATTTGTTGAAGCAGTCAAGACAAGTGAAAAATTGCTTGCTGAAGTAGAGTTGGAAGAGTCGGACAGAAAATTGACAGCAACAGCCTAG